AACCTTAATAAAACCGAGCTTTCTGTATAAATTTATGGCGGGAACATTATCATCTCTAACTTCTAACTGGATTTCTTTAGAATTTGCTTTTTTAGAGTATTCCTCAAGCCTTGCCAAGAGCTTTTGGGCAATTCCCAATTTTCTAAAATCTGGGTGAACACCAAGATCAATAACCTCAGTTTCCCTACCTAAATTTCTAAAGATTAGGAAACCCGTTAAATTATCTCCATCTTCTTCAGTAAAAGTAGTATATTGATCAAGCGTAGAAAAATAGCTTGCCGCATAATTCTCATTTCTCTCTGGAAAGCAAGATAGATAAAGATTTGTTAGTTTTTTGAGATTAATATTAGAATGCATTGTAATTAA
The Rickettsiales bacterium genome window above contains:
- the rimI gene encoding ribosomal protein S18-alanine N-acetyltransferase, with protein sequence MHSNINLKKLTNLYLSCFPERNENYAASYFSTLDQYTTFTEEDGDNLTGFLIFRNLGRETEVIDLGVHPDFRKLGIAQKLLARLEEYSKKANSKEIQLEVRDDNVPAINLYRKLGFIKVGIRENYYQTNGVVKDGILMSKMI